A single window of Hymenobacter sp. APR13 DNA harbors:
- a CDS encoding PAS domain S-box protein, which translates to MNSIPPSFLSETGRSAFALLESLFDALVLLSPDGQVRWASAGFGRLTGVAEVPAVAALLREGLAGAGVSPAAFQQQLAGAQPLHYTLELRQATGSHVPVRLKLAPHEAGLLGLLEVLPPASAPTGEQQEQEARLSYLAGQAPGVLFQWREGQGPTAGLRYVSAQLEPLFGLNPQQAHMLPHLLHPTDAYRWRRAASRTRRLGEPFAFEGRLLVPGQPVRWLRASAQLSGTDATGALYSGLLTDITPLKQAEEAVFNQEQRWRQAMERFGDGAWEFDYATGEEYFSQAYHAMLGYTPDSPEPLPASWEQHVHPADRALSLEAADAYLRGEKPLYSVERRLRCRDGSYKWVLTRGLVTQRDAQGQPRTMTGVHTDISAVKETTLALEASMLRFSTTIANFQEGILLEDEHQQVVLANDALCQIFALNTTPDQLVGYNTRLLGQRMQHQFRHPEAFAQRYATIVRERQLLTAELFELANGHVIQGDFVPIYVAERYIGHLWKFQDITERKRNDDALRQREEKYRGIIENMNMGLVEMDLNRRVLFVNQAFSDITGYDRASFTEHHTIDRLMSPEDVAQARQRDQRRRRGESETYEISITDSAGELKWLLVSAAPLYDEDRQVYGSIAIVLDITHQKALELNLRAAKEQAEDSARAKELFLANMSHEIRTPMNAILGMGQLLAKTPLDTVQHTYLQAIETSGENLLVILNDILDLSKIGASQLHIERIGFSLAELLLQVEKSLHFKAEEKGLVFRVVLDERLPAVLLGDPYRITQVLLNLAGNSIKFTEKGSVTITCTQACTDDTHVELQWSVADTGIGIDAEYLVDIFKDFSQEDPSVTRRFGGTGLGLSISRQLVQLMGGEISIDSQKHRGTNSQFRLRLPIGTTQDLPRKTLITASVREKLRGQRVLLVEDNHFNRQIAKGFLHNAGLQVQEAENGAEAVEIARHHSFDAVLMDVQMPVMNGLEATAYLRQHLRLPTPIIALTANAVKGEREKCLHAGMNDYLSKPFQEDDLLKVLCLWTLGEQLPEATALPSAAAATTAGPGTLYNLDIVRQIGQNDVSFTILMLESFIESCREAVEELRTAIAEQDILQIRMAAHKLKPSLDHLQVYRLLPLVVELDTWRTPFDAEHLPQLVEQVVAQLQELTWQMQLELQTLQPELE; encoded by the coding sequence GCTTCCTCTCCGAAACCGGCCGTTCTGCCTTTGCGCTGCTGGAAAGCCTCTTCGACGCCCTTGTTCTGCTGTCGCCTGACGGGCAGGTACGCTGGGCCAGCGCAGGTTTCGGGCGCCTCACGGGCGTGGCCGAGGTGCCCGCCGTGGCGGCTCTGCTGCGGGAAGGCCTGGCCGGCGCCGGTGTTTCCCCGGCGGCGTTTCAGCAGCAGCTGGCCGGCGCGCAGCCGCTCCACTACACGCTGGAGCTGCGGCAGGCCACCGGCAGCCACGTACCGGTGCGGCTGAAACTAGCGCCGCATGAGGCGGGGCTGCTGGGGCTGCTGGAAGTGCTGCCCCCGGCTTCGGCCCCCACCGGCGAGCAGCAGGAGCAGGAAGCCCGCCTGAGCTATCTGGCCGGGCAGGCACCGGGCGTGCTGTTTCAGTGGCGCGAGGGCCAGGGCCCGACGGCGGGCCTGCGCTACGTCAGCGCGCAGCTGGAGCCACTGTTTGGGCTTAACCCGCAGCAGGCCCATATGCTGCCCCACCTGCTGCACCCCACCGACGCGTACCGCTGGCGCCGGGCCGCCAGCCGCACCCGCCGGCTGGGTGAGCCCTTCGCCTTCGAAGGGCGGCTGCTGGTACCGGGGCAGCCGGTACGGTGGCTGCGGGCCAGCGCCCAGCTCTCCGGCACCGACGCCACCGGCGCGCTCTACAGCGGCCTGCTCACGGATATCACCCCGCTCAAGCAGGCCGAAGAAGCCGTGTTCAACCAGGAGCAGCGCTGGCGCCAGGCCATGGAGCGGTTCGGCGATGGGGCCTGGGAATTCGACTACGCTACCGGCGAGGAGTACTTCTCGCAGGCCTACCACGCCATGCTGGGCTACACGCCCGACAGCCCCGAGCCGCTACCGGCCAGCTGGGAGCAGCACGTGCATCCCGCCGACCGCGCCCTGAGCCTGGAGGCGGCCGATGCCTACCTGCGGGGCGAAAAACCCCTCTACTCCGTGGAGCGGCGCCTGCGCTGCCGCGACGGCAGCTACAAGTGGGTGCTCACCCGTGGCCTCGTCACGCAGCGCGACGCCCAGGGCCAGCCCCGCACCATGACCGGGGTGCACACCGATATTTCGGCGGTGAAGGAAACCACGCTGGCGCTGGAAGCCAGTATGCTGCGCTTCTCCACCACCATTGCCAACTTCCAGGAAGGCATTCTGCTGGAAGACGAGCACCAGCAGGTGGTGCTGGCCAACGATGCCCTGTGCCAGATATTTGCCCTCAACACCACGCCCGACCAGCTGGTAGGCTACAACACGCGCCTGCTGGGGCAGCGCATGCAGCACCAGTTCCGGCACCCCGAGGCCTTTGCACAGCGCTACGCCACCATTGTGCGGGAGCGGCAGCTGCTCACGGCCGAGCTGTTTGAGCTGGCTAACGGGCACGTCATTCAGGGCGACTTTGTGCCGATTTATGTGGCGGAGCGCTATATCGGGCACTTGTGGAAGTTTCAGGACATCACGGAGCGCAAGCGCAACGACGACGCCCTGCGCCAGCGCGAGGAAAAGTACCGGGGCATCATCGAGAACATGAACATGGGCCTGGTGGAGATGGACCTCAACCGGCGCGTGCTGTTCGTCAACCAGGCGTTCAGCGACATCACCGGCTACGACCGGGCCTCCTTCACCGAGCACCACACCATCGACCGGCTGATGTCGCCCGAAGATGTGGCCCAGGCCCGCCAGCGCGACCAGCGGCGCCGGCGGGGCGAGTCGGAGACGTACGAAATTTCCATCACCGACAGCGCCGGCGAGCTGAAGTGGCTGCTGGTAAGTGCGGCCCCGCTCTACGACGAAGACCGCCAAGTGTACGGCAGCATCGCCATCGTGCTCGACATCACGCACCAGAAAGCGCTGGAGCTTAATCTGCGGGCCGCCAAGGAGCAGGCCGAGGATTCGGCCCGGGCCAAAGAGCTGTTTCTGGCCAACATGAGCCACGAAATCCGCACGCCCATGAACGCCATTCTGGGCATGGGCCAGCTGCTAGCCAAAACGCCGCTCGACACGGTGCAGCACACCTATCTACAGGCCATCGAAACCTCCGGCGAAAACCTGCTGGTGATTCTCAACGACATTCTGGATTTGTCGAAAATCGGGGCCAGCCAGCTGCACATCGAGAGGATCGGCTTCAGCCTGGCCGAATTGCTGCTGCAGGTAGAGAAAAGCCTGCACTTTAAGGCCGAGGAAAAAGGCCTTGTGTTTCGGGTGGTGCTGGATGAGCGGCTGCCCGCCGTGCTACTCGGCGACCCCTACCGCATCACGCAGGTGCTGCTCAATCTGGCCGGCAACTCCATCAAGTTCACCGAGAAAGGCTCCGTCACGATTACGTGCACGCAGGCCTGCACCGACGATACCCACGTAGAGCTGCAATGGTCCGTGGCCGACACCGGCATTGGCATCGATGCCGAATATCTGGTTGATATCTTCAAGGACTTCAGCCAGGAAGACCCGTCGGTGACGCGCCGCTTCGGCGGCACCGGCCTGGGTTTGAGCATTAGCCGGCAGCTGGTGCAACTGATGGGCGGCGAAATCAGCATCGACAGCCAGAAGCACCGCGGCACCAACAGTCAGTTCCGGCTGCGGCTGCCCATTGGCACAACCCAGGACCTGCCCCGCAAAACGCTCATCACGGCCAGTGTCCGGGAGAAGCTGCGCGGCCAGCGGGTGCTGCTGGTCGAAGACAACCACTTCAACCGCCAGATTGCGAAAGGCTTCCTGCACAATGCCGGCCTGCAGGTGCAGGAGGCCGAAAACGGCGCCGAAGCCGTGGAAATAGCGCGCCACCACTCCTTCGACGCCGTGCTGATGGACGTGCAAATGCCCGTGATGAATGGCCTGGAAGCCACGGCCTATCTGCGCCAGCACCTGCGCCTGCCCACCCCCATCATTGCCCTCACGGCAAATGCCGTGAAAGGCGAGCGGGAAAAGTGCCTGCACGCCGGTATGAACGACTATCTGTCCAAGCCATTCCAGGAAGACGACCTGCTGAAAGTGCTTTGCCTCTGGACGCTGGGCGAGCAGCTGCCCGAAGCAACTGCGTTACCCTCTGCGGCAGCGGCCACTACGGCGGGCCCGGGCACGCTCTACAACCTCGACATCGTGCGCCAAATCGGGCAGAACGACGTGTCGTTCACCATCCTGATGCTGGAGTCGTTTATCGAAAGCTGCCGCGAAGCCGTTGAGGAGCTGCGGACAGCCATTGCCGAGCAGGATATCCTGCAGATCCGCATGGCGGCGCACAAGCTCAAGCCCAGCCTCGACCATCTGCAGGTGTACCGCCTGCTGCCGCTGGTTGTCGAACTCGATACCTGGCGCACCCCGTTCGATGCGGAACACCTGCCGCAGCTGGTAGAGCAGGTAGTAGCCCAGCTGCAGGAGCTGACCTGGCAGATGCAGCTGGAGCTGCAAACGCTGCAGCCGGAACTGGAGTAG
- the dxs gene encoding 1-deoxy-D-xylulose-5-phosphate synthase: protein MIVEPGALLAEINSPDDLKKLSPDQLVQVSQELRQFIVDTVSIYGGHFGASLGVVELSVALHYVFNTPYDQLVWDVGHQAYGHKILTGRRDRFPTNRRYHGMSGFPKRSESEYDAFGVGHSSTSIGAALGMAVASDYKKEFDRQHIAVIGDGAMTAGMAFEALNHAGVANSNLLVILNDNCMSIDPNVGALKEYLTDITTSRTYNKVRDELWNVLGKLSKFGPNPQQIARKVESAMKATLLKQSNLFEALNFRYFGPVDGHDVQHLATILQDLKSIPGPKILHCVTVKGKGYALAEKDQTLWHAPGLFDKVTGEIHTKTYEKPQPPKYQDVFGHTIVELAEQNDKIMGVTPAMPSGCSLNIMMKAMPDRAFDVGIAEQHAVTFSAGLATQGLVPFCNIYSSFMQRAYDQVLHDVALQKLHVVFCLDRAGFAGADGPTHHGCYDLAYMRCIPNMVVSAPMNEEELRNLMYTATLPENAGPFSIRYPRGEGVMPEWRKPLKKITVGTGRVVREGEGVAVLSIGHIGNYAVKATQQLAAEGLNPGHYDMRFCKPLDEEMMHHICRQYKALVTVEDGCLPGGFGTAVLEFMADHGYSLPVKRLGIPDRIVEHGTQDELYKECGFDAAGIAAALREMSGKVIAVAPVLV, encoded by the coding sequence ATGATTGTCGAACCTGGTGCCCTGCTGGCGGAAATCAACTCGCCCGACGACCTGAAAAAGCTCAGCCCCGACCAGTTGGTGCAGGTGAGCCAGGAGCTGCGGCAATTTATTGTGGACACCGTCTCGATTTACGGCGGCCATTTTGGCGCTTCGCTCGGGGTGGTGGAACTGTCGGTGGCGCTGCACTACGTGTTCAACACGCCCTACGACCAGCTGGTGTGGGACGTGGGACACCAGGCCTACGGCCACAAAATCCTCACCGGCCGCCGCGACCGGTTCCCGACCAACCGCCGCTACCACGGCATGTCGGGCTTTCCGAAGCGCAGCGAAAGTGAGTACGACGCCTTCGGGGTGGGCCACAGTAGCACCAGCATCGGGGCAGCGCTGGGCATGGCCGTGGCTTCCGACTATAAAAAGGAATTCGACCGCCAGCACATTGCCGTGATTGGTGACGGCGCCATGACGGCCGGTATGGCCTTCGAGGCCCTCAACCACGCCGGCGTGGCCAACTCCAACTTGCTGGTCATCCTCAACGACAACTGCATGAGCATCGACCCTAACGTGGGCGCGCTCAAGGAATATCTTACCGACATCACCACCTCCCGCACCTACAATAAGGTGCGCGACGAGTTGTGGAACGTGCTGGGCAAGCTCAGTAAGTTCGGCCCCAACCCCCAGCAGATTGCCCGCAAGGTGGAGTCGGCCATGAAGGCCACGCTGCTCAAGCAGAGCAACCTGTTCGAGGCCCTGAACTTCCGCTACTTCGGCCCCGTGGACGGGCACGATGTGCAGCACCTGGCCACCATTCTGCAGGACCTCAAGAGCATTCCGGGCCCCAAAATCCTGCACTGCGTGACGGTGAAGGGCAAAGGCTACGCGCTGGCCGAGAAAGACCAGACCCTGTGGCACGCCCCCGGTCTGTTCGATAAGGTAACCGGCGAAATCCACACCAAAACCTACGAGAAGCCCCAGCCGCCTAAGTACCAAGATGTGTTCGGGCACACTATCGTGGAACTGGCCGAGCAGAACGACAAAATCATGGGCGTGACGCCGGCCATGCCTTCGGGCTGCTCGCTTAACATCATGATGAAGGCCATGCCCGACCGTGCCTTCGACGTGGGCATTGCCGAGCAGCACGCCGTGACCTTCTCGGCCGGCCTTGCCACGCAGGGCCTGGTGCCGTTCTGCAACATCTACTCCTCGTTCATGCAGCGTGCCTACGACCAGGTGCTGCACGACGTGGCCCTGCAGAAGCTGCACGTGGTGTTCTGCCTCGACCGCGCCGGTTTCGCCGGTGCCGACGGCCCCACCCACCACGGCTGCTACGACCTGGCCTACATGCGCTGCATCCCGAACATGGTGGTATCGGCCCCTATGAACGAGGAAGAGCTGCGCAACCTGATGTACACGGCCACCCTGCCCGAAAATGCCGGTCCGTTCAGCATCCGCTACCCCCGCGGCGAAGGCGTGATGCCGGAGTGGCGCAAGCCGCTGAAGAAAATTACCGTGGGTACGGGCCGCGTGGTGCGTGAGGGCGAAGGCGTGGCGGTGCTCAGCATCGGCCACATCGGCAACTACGCCGTGAAAGCCACCCAGCAGCTCGCCGCCGAAGGCCTCAACCCCGGTCACTACGACATGCGCTTCTGCAAGCCGTTGGACGAGGAAATGATGCACCACATCTGCCGCCAGTATAAGGCCCTCGTGACGGTGGAGGATGGCTGTCTGCCCGGCGGCTTCGGCACGGCCGTGCTGGAGTTCATGGCCGACCACGGCTACTCCCTGCCCGTAAAACGCCTCGGCATTCCGGACCGCATTGTGGAGCACGGCACCCAGGACGAACTGTACAAAGAGTGCGGCTTCGACGCCGCCGGCATTGCCGCCGCCCTGCGCGAGATGAGCGGCAAGGTGATAGCCGTTGCGCCGGTGTTGGTGTAA
- a CDS encoding YbhN family protein, whose product MPQLTETQSEDQQLLDKLRPSRIVLPVLIGLSVVGFMFWRSYKPGDLAPLANAKPLWLLLMLVVLVARDAGYVYRIRYLTQRVLSWRAALDVIMLWEFSSCVLPSAVGGTAVAPVLLHKEGIPLGKSVAYIMATAMLDNLYYVLAVPLVVLIGGDALYPHEALQGGLVATLRIGFILSYVFVTVYALLMLYAIFINPQSVKRLLVRLFSMRGLRRWRNKAYKMGNEMVLASGELRNNGRAYWLRAALSTAFVWTARYLVIGCLIAAFIDVSWPEFWLIFGRNLTYKVILLIAITPGGAGIAEGAFPTFFGKFIGTATMTNFMVLLYRIVTYYLYLVLGAVFLPRWVTRIYGKRITDGAD is encoded by the coding sequence ATGCCCCAGCTAACCGAAACCCAGTCCGAAGACCAGCAGCTGCTCGACAAGCTTCGCCCCTCGCGGATTGTGCTGCCGGTGCTCATCGGCCTGAGTGTGGTGGGCTTTATGTTCTGGCGCAGCTACAAGCCCGGCGACCTGGCCCCCCTGGCAAACGCCAAGCCGCTCTGGCTGCTGCTGATGCTGGTGGTGCTGGTGGCCCGCGACGCCGGCTACGTGTACCGCATCCGCTACCTCACCCAGCGGGTACTGAGCTGGCGCGCCGCCCTTGACGTGATTATGCTCTGGGAATTCTCGTCGTGCGTGCTGCCCTCGGCGGTGGGCGGCACGGCGGTAGCGCCGGTGCTGCTGCACAAGGAGGGCATTCCGCTGGGCAAATCAGTGGCCTACATCATGGCCACGGCCATGCTCGACAACCTGTATTATGTGCTGGCCGTGCCGCTGGTGGTGCTCATCGGGGGAGATGCGCTGTACCCGCACGAGGCGCTGCAGGGCGGGCTGGTGGCCACGCTGCGCATCGGGTTTATCCTGAGCTACGTGTTCGTGACGGTGTACGCGCTGCTGATGCTGTACGCCATCTTCATCAATCCGCAGTCGGTGAAGCGGCTGCTGGTGCGGCTGTTTTCGATGCGCGGCCTGCGCCGCTGGCGCAACAAGGCCTACAAGATGGGCAACGAAATGGTGCTGGCCTCGGGGGAGCTGCGCAACAACGGCCGGGCCTACTGGCTGCGCGCGGCCCTGAGCACGGCCTTCGTCTGGACGGCCCGCTACCTGGTTATCGGCTGCCTGATTGCGGCGTTTATCGACGTGAGCTGGCCGGAGTTCTGGCTGATTTTCGGCCGTAACCTCACCTACAAAGTCATCCTGCTGATTGCCATTACGCCCGGCGGCGCGGGCATTGCCGAGGGCGCGTTTCCTACCTTCTTCGGCAAGTTCATCGGCACGGCCACCATGACCAACTTCATGGTGCTGCTCTACCGCATCGTCACGTACTACCTCTACCTGGTGCTGGGCGCGGTGTTCCTGCCCCGCTGGGTGACGCGCATCTACGGCAAGCGGATCACAGATGGTGCAGATTAA
- a CDS encoding erythromycin esterase family protein → MPVNFRLLAACCLLTAATAPALAQPTTPATTAPAAAPLPTHAIRSISPADTDFSDLEFLRQEIGRARVVMLGEPTHGVGTATEAKIRLIRFLKERMGFTTVAFESGFYSLDRAEREIQRGAPVPAAIAASVYPVWTETQEFQAMLPLLGKGGLRVTGFDSQVSWNDDEMLEELEVFLKPEKGADGIAYDYLDECVSMMGEHNIFPPSHQILLFDMQLGKARKLLTKVATGPDAKRRERATFWLQQVRSLQALAHDYATNDPAVKDSTEFKAKDSNARDAQMADNLLWYLRQHPQEKVVCWGAIGHLAGKVSGLEYPELKEFKPMGQTVKAALGPEAVYVLSTLAGGGTHGFGYWDKHHLVPPPASGSLEADLLAQGQDYSFISLKHDAPGRRLTTHAFEFLPVAGPWSEAVDGFLFLKTIEPPHAAASIAAALQPAAADALATRTPVRLGQQNAATQRPVAKTGAAFPLSGAVLDRKTGQPVPFATVAVPARSAGTVTDAQGRFRLDARRGELVQISSIGYEPATLTATAGTAAAVRLTPAAFALADVRVSAQSQDPKRLMKKVIEAAKTNYERQDYTQQVYTRRRAINFDTLRSDVEYTSQLWTPAGYHNWGGGFLMMEPTPIEQVQQKNDLAQVISATRPATLEEGGHGFAGGFDPVRISPLFKSSMLGKYQLRLDTIEQRDGQSVYVIRFAAKRASHRATGMYLTAGYSGRVYVRQDNYAVVRYESLWQDDTVQNNSIARKYYGRGNTIARLYDRVYTTSRTAHVVTYQQAESGRYYAAGSVAQAASIGRVLGKAPFHGQLTCEVYFTPPQLVAATEIPNPKIKGDLGGGGRWQLAKVPYRPEFWQTYQRPTPAEPAPTLEATK, encoded by the coding sequence ATGCCTGTGAATTTCCGGTTGCTGGCCGCCTGCTGCCTGCTCACCGCCGCTACGGCTCCAGCCCTGGCCCAACCCACAACCCCCGCCACCACGGCTCCGGCAGCCGCCCCGTTGCCCACCCACGCCATCCGCAGCATCAGCCCCGCCGACACCGACTTCTCGGACCTGGAGTTTCTGCGCCAGGAAATCGGGCGGGCGCGGGTGGTGATGCTGGGCGAGCCGACCCACGGCGTGGGCACGGCCACTGAGGCCAAAATCCGGCTGATTAGGTTCCTGAAGGAACGGATGGGCTTTACGACGGTGGCGTTTGAAAGCGGCTTCTACTCCCTCGACCGCGCCGAGCGGGAAATCCAGCGGGGCGCGCCGGTGCCGGCGGCTATTGCGGCCTCCGTGTATCCGGTCTGGACTGAGACGCAGGAGTTTCAGGCCATGCTGCCGCTGCTGGGCAAAGGCGGCTTGCGCGTCACAGGTTTCGACTCGCAGGTGAGCTGGAACGACGACGAGATGCTGGAGGAGCTGGAAGTGTTCCTCAAGCCCGAAAAAGGGGCCGATGGCATTGCCTACGACTACCTCGACGAGTGCGTGAGCATGATGGGCGAGCATAACATATTTCCGCCCTCGCACCAGATTCTGCTCTTTGACATGCAGCTGGGTAAGGCCCGCAAGCTGCTGACCAAAGTAGCCACCGGCCCCGATGCCAAACGGCGCGAGCGGGCCACCTTCTGGCTGCAGCAGGTGCGCAGCCTGCAAGCTTTGGCGCACGATTACGCCACCAACGACCCGGCCGTGAAGGACTCCACCGAGTTCAAGGCCAAAGACAGCAACGCCCGCGACGCCCAGATGGCTGACAACCTGCTGTGGTACCTGCGCCAGCACCCGCAGGAAAAGGTGGTCTGCTGGGGCGCAATCGGGCACCTGGCCGGCAAGGTAAGCGGGCTGGAATACCCGGAGCTGAAGGAGTTCAAGCCCATGGGCCAGACGGTGAAAGCGGCCCTGGGGCCTGAGGCGGTGTATGTGCTCAGCACGCTGGCCGGCGGCGGTACCCACGGCTTCGGCTACTGGGACAAGCACCATCTGGTACCACCGCCCGCTTCTGGTTCTCTGGAAGCCGACCTGCTTGCCCAGGGGCAGGACTACAGCTTCATTAGCCTCAAGCACGACGCGCCGGGCCGCCGCCTCACCACGCATGCATTCGAGTTTCTGCCGGTTGCCGGCCCTTGGAGCGAGGCCGTGGATGGGTTTCTGTTCCTGAAAACTATTGAGCCGCCGCACGCTGCCGCAAGTATAGCAGCGGCCCTACAGCCCGCAGCAGCAGACGCGCTTGCCACCCGAACACCGGTCCGCCTGGGCCAGCAGAATGCCGCTACCCAGCGCCCCGTTGCCAAAACCGGCGCGGCTTTCCCTCTCAGCGGCGCGGTGCTCGACCGCAAAACCGGCCAGCCGGTGCCCTTCGCCACGGTAGCCGTGCCTGCCCGCAGTGCCGGCACCGTGACGGATGCCCAGGGCCGGTTCCGGCTGGATGCGCGCCGGGGTGAACTGGTGCAGATCAGCAGCATCGGCTACGAGCCGGCTACGCTGACGGCGACGGCCGGAACTGCGGCGGCGGTGCGCCTCACGCCGGCCGCTTTTGCCCTGGCCGATGTGCGCGTGAGTGCCCAGTCGCAGGACCCGAAGCGCCTTATGAAAAAGGTGATTGAGGCTGCAAAAACCAACTACGAGCGGCAGGATTACACCCAGCAGGTCTATACCCGGCGGCGGGCCATCAACTTTGATACGCTACGAAGCGACGTGGAATATACCAGTCAGCTATGGACTCCGGCTGGTTATCACAACTGGGGTGGCGGCTTTCTGATGATGGAGCCGACGCCAATTGAACAGGTGCAGCAGAAGAACGATCTGGCTCAGGTGATTTCCGCTACGCGACCTGCCACTCTTGAGGAAGGCGGCCATGGGTTTGCGGGCGGCTTCGATCCGGTGCGTATTTCGCCATTGTTCAAGAGCAGTATGTTGGGCAAGTACCAGCTGCGCCTGGATACTATTGAGCAACGTGACGGGCAATCAGTATACGTGATTCGCTTTGCGGCCAAGCGCGCTAGCCACCGGGCTACTGGTATGTATCTGACGGCAGGCTACTCTGGCCGGGTCTATGTGCGTCAGGATAATTATGCGGTAGTGCGCTACGAATCCCTTTGGCAGGATGATACTGTCCAAAACAACTCGATTGCGCGCAAATACTATGGCCGGGGCAATACGATTGCCCGCCTCTACGACCGGGTATATACAACAAGTCGCACAGCTCATGTAGTTACGTACCAGCAGGCTGAGAGCGGCCGGTACTACGCGGCTGGCAGCGTTGCTCAAGCAGCTTCTATCGGACGCGTGCTGGGCAAGGCCCCATTCCATGGTCAGCTCACCTGCGAGGTATACTTCACGCCCCCTCAGCTGGTAGCCGCCACCGAGATACCAAATCCGAAAATAAAGGGTGACTTGGGTGGTGGTGGCCGTTGGCAGCTCGCCAAAGTGCCCTACCGCCCCGAGTTCTGGCAAACCTACCAGCGCCCCACACCCGCCGAGCCGGCCCCAACGCTGGAAGCCACTAAATAA
- a CDS encoding lipocalin family protein, whose product MKTLSHPFRYLASLLMLVSLFAASCGSKEGKVEGVNMLYGTQSKVWKTDKELSAAGDKVKQTDAQEDERITFFANGQYNMTSPAGAVNGKYTFDQPGKTITMTPDGAAQSNTFNVVTLTDDKLTLKSAAGAELRLEKE is encoded by the coding sequence ATGAAAACTCTCTCCCATCCGTTCCGCTACCTGGCCAGCCTCCTGATGCTTGTGTCGTTGTTTGCCGCCTCGTGTGGCAGCAAGGAAGGTAAAGTAGAAGGCGTAAACATGCTCTACGGCACGCAAAGCAAAGTCTGGAAAACAGATAAAGAACTGAGCGCCGCCGGCGACAAAGTAAAGCAGACCGATGCCCAGGAAGATGAGCGCATCACCTTCTTCGCCAACGGCCAGTACAACATGACCTCGCCCGCTGGTGCCGTAAACGGCAAATACACGTTCGACCAGCCCGGTAAAACCATCACCATGACCCCCGATGGCGCTGCCCAGAGCAACACGTTCAACGTGGTAACCCTCACCGACGACAAGCTGACGCTGAAAAGCGCCGCCGGTGCTGAGCTGCGCCTTGAGAAGGAGTAA
- a CDS encoding LysM peptidoglycan-binding domain-containing protein, translated as MGLFDFLSNEGEKKPVEPVKPAATGDTDFFGNANAAAGETYTVVSGDSLSKIARNHYGDGTKWKQIYEANKAIIGADPDKIEIGQVLTLPKE; from the coding sequence ATGGGACTCTTTGATTTTCTCTCGAACGAAGGCGAAAAAAAACCCGTTGAACCCGTTAAGCCCGCTGCTACCGGCGACACCGACTTCTTCGGCAATGCCAACGCCGCCGCCGGCGAAACCTACACGGTAGTAAGCGGCGACTCGCTCTCCAAAATTGCCCGCAACCACTACGGCGACGGCACCAAATGGAAGCAGATCTACGAAGCCAACAAGGCCATCATCGGCGCCGACCCCGACAAAATCGAAATCGGCCAGGTACTGACCCTGCCCAAAGAATAG